The Deinococcus koreensis genome window below encodes:
- a CDS encoding ATP-binding protein produces MSLTPTELQTYLSALVTGELKLSTMIWGPPGVGKSSVVAQVAGRHGLDFVDVRLSQLAPTDLRGLPVPEADGQGGGVSRWYPPEFLPRGGHGVLFLDEVNMAPPTMQGMAQQLILDRRVGSYILPDGWFVWAAGNRKEDRASVFDMPAPLANRFLHLAVRPDFDSWRSYALGRGLHEHVIAFLTFRPELLWRLDPLQPAWPSPRAWEMAASLHRAGLDAAPAIGEAAGAEFSAFVRLYEQLPDLGIVLQGQGAGLRLPDEPSVRYAAVVGLAARAADAEEAFHAFTWLGGAAGPEWLQLYVSTLVSKFQAIGQLGDLAGLVGRDERLAALVQGTLSLAEG; encoded by the coding sequence TTGAGCCTGACCCCGACCGAACTGCAGACGTACCTGAGCGCCCTGGTGACGGGTGAGCTAAAACTCAGCACCATGATCTGGGGGCCGCCCGGCGTGGGCAAGAGCAGCGTGGTGGCCCAGGTGGCGGGGCGCCACGGCCTGGACTTCGTGGACGTGCGGCTCTCGCAGCTCGCGCCCACGGATCTTCGCGGCCTGCCGGTGCCCGAGGCCGACGGCCAGGGCGGCGGCGTGAGCCGCTGGTATCCGCCCGAGTTCCTGCCGCGCGGCGGCCACGGCGTCCTGTTTCTGGACGAGGTCAACATGGCGCCGCCCACCATGCAGGGCATGGCCCAGCAGCTGATCCTGGATCGCCGGGTGGGCTCGTACATCCTGCCCGACGGCTGGTTCGTGTGGGCCGCCGGCAACCGCAAGGAAGACCGCGCCTCCGTGTTCGACATGCCCGCGCCGCTCGCCAACCGCTTCCTGCACCTGGCGGTGCGCCCCGACTTCGACTCCTGGCGATCCTACGCGCTGGGCCGCGGCCTGCACGAGCACGTGATCGCCTTCTTGACCTTCCGGCCCGAACTGCTCTGGCGCCTCGACCCGCTGCAGCCCGCCTGGCCCAGCCCGCGCGCCTGGGAGATGGCGGCGAGCCTGCACCGCGCCGGCCTGGACGCCGCGCCCGCCATCGGCGAGGCTGCCGGGGCCGAGTTCAGCGCCTTCGTGCGGCTGTACGAGCAGTTGCCCGACCTGGGCATCGTACTGCAGGGCCAGGGCGCGGGCCTCAGGCTGCCCGACGAACCCAGCGTGCGCTACGCCGCCGTGGTCGGTCTGGCCGCCCGCGCCGCCGACGCCGAGGAGGCTTTCCACGCCTTCACGTGGCTGGGCGGCGCCGCCGGGCCGGAATGGCTGCAGCTGTACGTCTCAACGCTGGTCAGCAAGTTCCAGGCCATCGGCCAGCTGGGCGACCTGGCCGGCCTGGTGGGCCGCGACGAACGCCTCGCCGCGCTGGTACAGGGCACGCTGAGCCTGGCGGAGGGGTGA